In Plantibacter sp. PA-3-X8, one DNA window encodes the following:
- a CDS encoding carbohydrate ABC transporter permease: MTITRKEPATVTSTMPDVRGHGRNRGRGRDGKPTNFFGIAIRMPFWIFTAALAVIFLYPLVWTAVRSVSPLAGTNQTEGWGLGNYITLAGYQDGILQYIGNSAFVSLLTVVLTLVISLFGGYAFARFQFRGKNALFLATIAILMVPYATLLIPLYVLLNLVGLSNSLVGVALVLTMFQLPFSTFMMRIAFESIPKELDEAAMVDGCNSWTVLWKVLVPAVKPGLITVGLFAFLAAWNDFMAPLILINDSAKMTLPLAVSNLRGQVQGVVDYGATEAGVVVLALPCILLFLILQRHYVRGFMSGAFKG; encoded by the coding sequence ATGACCATCACCCGAAAGGAACCGGCCACCGTCACCTCGACGATGCCCGACGTCCGTGGTCACGGACGCAATCGCGGCCGCGGACGCGACGGGAAACCGACGAACTTCTTCGGTATCGCCATCCGGATGCCGTTCTGGATCTTCACGGCGGCGCTCGCCGTGATCTTCCTCTACCCGCTCGTCTGGACCGCCGTGCGATCGGTCTCCCCGCTCGCCGGCACGAACCAGACCGAGGGCTGGGGGCTCGGCAACTACATCACCCTCGCCGGCTACCAGGACGGCATCCTGCAGTACATCGGCAACTCGGCGTTCGTCTCGCTGCTGACCGTGGTCCTGACGCTCGTGATCTCGTTGTTCGGCGGCTACGCCTTCGCGCGGTTCCAGTTCCGCGGCAAGAACGCCCTGTTCCTCGCGACCATCGCGATCCTCATGGTCCCGTACGCCACGTTGCTCATCCCGCTCTACGTGCTCCTCAACCTGGTCGGGCTGTCGAACTCGCTCGTCGGCGTGGCGCTCGTGCTCACCATGTTCCAGCTGCCGTTCTCGACCTTCATGATGCGCATCGCCTTCGAGTCGATCCCGAAGGAGCTCGATGAGGCGGCGATGGTCGACGGCTGCAACTCCTGGACCGTGCTCTGGAAGGTGCTCGTCCCGGCGGTCAAGCCCGGCCTCATCACCGTGGGACTGTTCGCGTTCCTCGCGGCCTGGAACGACTTCATGGCGCCGCTGATCCTCATCAACGACTCGGCGAAGATGACCCTGCCGCTCGCGGTCTCGAACCTGCGCGGCCAGGTCCAGGGCGTCGTCGACTACGGCGCGACCGAAGCCGGCGTCGTGGTCCTCGCGCTGCCGTGCATCCTCCTCTTCCTCATCCTCCAACGTCACTACGTGCGCGGCTTCATGTCCGGCGCCTTCAAGGGGTAA
- a CDS encoding glycoside hydrolase family 127 protein, with product MSTTTSTTPTMSTTPTPSVTVAAPVVPTTGALTPLGLDEVRITDGFWADRQRVNGTATLPHVEHWLEREGWLRNFDLAAAGTLPEGRRGREFADSEVYKYLEAVAWELGRLGGDEALESRFRAIVDRVAAAQEADGYLNTRFGRPGQGERWSDLEWGHELYCLGHLFQAAVARERTSPGSDDGLLGIATRAADLICEVFGTDGIQSVCGHAEVEVGLAELSRVTGEPRYLELASLFVERRGTGVLQDIEWGRAYFQDDVPIREAEALRGHAVRANYLAAGATDIAVEQSDAGLLDALRGQWDRTIARRTYLTGGQGSHHQDEAFGEDFELPSDRAYSETCAGIASIMFSWRLLLEDRDVRYADHIERVLYNVVATSPSAAGTAFFYANTLHQRTPGESSPDDEVSPRASSSERAPWFDVSCCPPNVARTLASLAAFIATSDDRGVQIHQFASATIDTVIGGEHGGRFRAELVTDYPRSGVVTMRIVEAPSGPVTVSLRVPSWADDAVVTVRPVDGEPTDRAVTPGYADVERSFVPGDVVELAFSVRPRVTLPDPRVDAIRGSVAIERGPEVYCVESVDLPGGDEAIARIEVGEGVVPVEDADGRLSIELRTRSLADTAWPYGDAFAGSGPDETFTASIAPYHSWAERGPSTMRVWIPIARA from the coding sequence ATGAGCACCACCACCAGCACCACGCCCACGATGTCCACTACGCCAACTCCGTCGGTGACCGTGGCAGCCCCGGTCGTCCCTACCACCGGCGCGCTCACACCGCTCGGCCTCGACGAGGTGCGCATCACCGACGGCTTCTGGGCCGACCGCCAGCGGGTCAACGGCACGGCGACGCTGCCGCACGTCGAACACTGGCTCGAGCGGGAGGGCTGGCTCCGCAACTTCGACCTCGCCGCCGCCGGCACGCTTCCCGAGGGTCGCCGCGGACGCGAGTTCGCCGACTCCGAGGTCTACAAGTACCTCGAGGCCGTCGCGTGGGAGCTCGGACGGCTCGGCGGTGACGAAGCGCTCGAGTCGCGGTTCCGCGCGATCGTCGACCGGGTCGCCGCCGCACAGGAGGCCGACGGCTATCTGAACACCCGCTTCGGTCGCCCGGGTCAGGGTGAGCGCTGGTCGGATCTCGAGTGGGGGCACGAGCTGTACTGCCTCGGCCACCTCTTCCAGGCGGCCGTCGCCCGGGAGCGGACGAGCCCTGGCTCCGACGACGGGCTCCTCGGGATCGCGACGCGGGCCGCCGACCTCATCTGCGAGGTCTTCGGCACCGACGGCATCCAGTCCGTGTGCGGGCACGCCGAGGTCGAGGTGGGCCTCGCGGAGCTGTCACGGGTGACGGGCGAGCCGCGCTACCTCGAACTCGCGTCGCTGTTCGTCGAGCGTCGCGGCACCGGCGTGCTCCAGGACATCGAGTGGGGCCGCGCCTACTTCCAGGACGACGTGCCGATCCGCGAGGCCGAGGCGTTGCGGGGTCATGCGGTCCGCGCGAACTACCTCGCGGCCGGCGCGACCGACATCGCGGTCGAGCAGAGTGACGCCGGCTTGCTCGACGCCCTCCGCGGCCAGTGGGACCGGACGATCGCGCGCCGCACCTACCTCACCGGCGGGCAGGGCTCGCACCACCAGGACGAGGCGTTCGGTGAGGACTTCGAGTTGCCGTCCGATCGCGCGTACTCCGAGACCTGCGCCGGCATCGCCTCCATCATGTTCAGCTGGCGGCTCCTCCTCGAGGACCGCGACGTCCGGTACGCGGACCACATCGAGCGGGTGTTGTACAACGTCGTCGCGACCTCGCCGTCGGCCGCCGGCACCGCGTTCTTCTACGCCAACACGCTGCACCAGCGGACGCCGGGGGAGTCGAGCCCGGACGACGAGGTGTCGCCCCGAGCGTCGTCCTCCGAGCGTGCGCCCTGGTTCGACGTCTCCTGCTGCCCACCGAACGTCGCCCGCACGCTCGCGAGCCTCGCGGCCTTCATCGCCACGAGCGACGACCGCGGCGTGCAGATCCATCAGTTCGCATCGGCGACGATCGACACGGTCATCGGCGGCGAGCATGGCGGGCGGTTCCGGGCCGAGCTCGTGACCGACTACCCGCGCTCCGGTGTCGTCACCATGCGGATCGTGGAGGCGCCGAGTGGACCGGTGACCGTCTCGCTCCGCGTGCCGTCGTGGGCTGATGACGCGGTGGTGACCGTCCGACCCGTCGACGGGGAGCCCACCGATCGCGCCGTCACCCCGGGCTACGCCGACGTCGAGCGGTCCTTCGTCCCCGGTGACGTCGTGGAGCTCGCGTTCAGCGTCCGTCCGCGGGTCACCCTGCCGGATCCCCGCGTGGACGCCATCCGTGGCAGCGTCGCGATCGAGCGCGGACCCGAGGTCTACTGCGTCGAGTCGGTGGACCTCCCGGGCGGTGACGAGGCGATCGCGCGTATCGAGGTGGGGGAGGGTGTCGTGCCCGTCGAGGACGCGGACGGTCGGCTGTCGATCGAGCTGCGTACCCGGAGTCTCGCCGACACCGCCTGGCCGTACGGCGATGCGTTCGCCGGGTCGGGACCCGATGAGACCTTCACCGCGAGCATCGCGCCGTACCATTCGTGGGCCGAGCGCGGGCCGTCCACGATGCGTGTCTGGATCCCGATCGCCCGGGCGTGA
- a CDS encoding DUF805 domain-containing protein — translation MTYPPNPEVPSGQPQGGQPQSGQAPYGQPYGQPQYGQAPYGQPQYGQAPYGQPQYIAPPLRGASSPDDLTLPLYGATFRQATKRFFKQYANFSGRASLSEYWWSSLLTTILILIPTLLVMVGAIMTGVAAATAAQEEDLSGGGYDFAEPGPMEFGMRVLLILGVILLLVVWFALIVPSLAITWRRLHDANFPGPYYFFTLVPSIGSVIILVLVLLPSKPEGQRFDRPAQVSSGR, via the coding sequence ATGACGTATCCTCCGAACCCCGAGGTCCCCTCCGGCCAGCCGCAGGGCGGCCAGCCACAGTCCGGCCAGGCACCCTACGGGCAACCGTACGGGCAGCCGCAGTACGGCCAAGCACCCTACGGCCAGCCGCAGTACGGCCAGGCACCGTACGGTCAGCCGCAGTACATCGCGCCCCCGCTCCGGGGTGCCAGCTCGCCGGACGACCTGACCCTGCCGCTCTACGGGGCCACGTTCCGCCAGGCCACCAAGCGGTTCTTCAAGCAGTACGCGAACTTCTCGGGGCGCGCGTCGCTCAGCGAGTACTGGTGGAGTTCGCTGCTCACGACGATCCTGATCCTCATCCCGACGCTGCTCGTCATGGTCGGTGCCATCATGACCGGCGTCGCAGCAGCGACGGCTGCGCAGGAAGAAGACCTGTCCGGGGGTGGCTATGACTTCGCGGAGCCTGGGCCCATGGAGTTCGGCATGCGTGTGCTCCTCATCCTCGGCGTGATCCTGCTGTTGGTGGTGTGGTTCGCCCTCATCGTGCCGAGCCTGGCGATCACCTGGCGGCGCCTGCACGACGCGAACTTCCCCGGCCCGTACTACTTCTTCACACTCGTCCCCTCGATCGGAAGCGTCATCATCCTGGTCCTCGTGCTGCTTCCGTCGAAGCCCGAAGGGCAGCGCTTCGATCGTCCGGCTCAGGTGTCGTCCGGGCGCTGA
- a CDS encoding RNA polymerase sigma factor, producing MTDTGAADGDEAARRVVDSVWRIESARIVATLTKLTGDLGLAEDLAQKALLEALEHWPRDGVPRTPGAWLTMVAKRRAIDGWRRRAALDERYRSLARDLEQASDLDWEPIGDDVLRLVFTACHPALSRESQVALTLRVVSGLTTQEIARMLLVPVPTVQARITRAKKTLAAANVHFEAPDPAEWPRRLSAVLGVVYLLFTEGFAATSGPTWIRADLANEALRLGRRLVALVPREPEAHALVALMEFQASRFAARVAPDGSAILLADQHRERWDRAQIVRGTAALSRADALGRGRGAYALQAAIAQCHSVAPSVEATDWEQIVILYEALGRIAPNPVVELNRAIAVSMATGPATALRIVDGLADDASLRGSHLIPSVRGELLARLGRIEEARSELLTAAHLAANDRERDVLLRKAAGLPQ from the coding sequence ATGACCGACACCGGCGCGGCGGACGGCGATGAGGCCGCCCGGCGCGTGGTCGACAGCGTCTGGCGGATCGAGAGCGCGCGGATCGTCGCGACCCTCACGAAGCTGACCGGCGACCTCGGCCTGGCGGAGGACCTCGCTCAGAAGGCTCTGCTGGAGGCCCTCGAACACTGGCCGCGCGACGGCGTGCCGCGCACCCCGGGTGCGTGGCTGACGATGGTGGCCAAACGTCGCGCGATCGACGGGTGGCGACGTCGGGCAGCCCTCGATGAGCGGTACCGGTCGCTCGCCCGGGATCTTGAGCAGGCGAGCGACCTCGACTGGGAGCCGATCGGGGACGACGTGCTGCGGCTCGTCTTCACCGCCTGCCACCCGGCGCTCTCGCGGGAGTCGCAGGTGGCGCTGACGCTGCGGGTCGTCAGCGGCCTCACCACCCAGGAGATCGCCCGGATGCTCCTCGTCCCGGTGCCGACGGTGCAGGCGAGGATCACCCGTGCGAAGAAGACGCTCGCCGCGGCGAACGTCCACTTCGAGGCGCCGGACCCTGCCGAGTGGCCCCGGCGCCTGTCGGCCGTCCTCGGCGTCGTCTACCTGCTCTTCACCGAGGGGTTCGCGGCGACGAGCGGACCGACCTGGATCCGTGCCGACCTCGCGAACGAGGCCCTGCGGCTGGGCCGACGCCTCGTCGCGCTCGTCCCCCGCGAGCCGGAGGCGCACGCGCTCGTCGCCCTCATGGAGTTCCAGGCCTCACGCTTCGCCGCCCGCGTCGCACCCGACGGCTCCGCGATCCTGCTCGCCGACCAGCACCGCGAGCGTTGGGACCGGGCGCAGATCGTCCGAGGGACGGCCGCGCTCAGCCGCGCCGACGCCCTCGGACGGGGACGCGGCGCTTACGCGCTCCAGGCGGCCATCGCGCAGTGCCACTCGGTCGCTCCGAGCGTGGAGGCGACGGACTGGGAGCAGATCGTGATCCTCTACGAGGCGCTCGGACGGATCGCCCCGAACCCGGTCGTCGAACTCAACCGCGCGATCGCGGTGTCGATGGCGACCGGCCCGGCGACGGCGCTCCGCATCGTCGACGGTCTCGCCGACGATGCGTCGCTCCGGGGGTCGCACCTCATCCCGAGCGTCCGCGGCGAGCTGCTCGCACGGCTGGGGCGCATCGAGGAGGCACGCTCGGAACTCCTGACCGCCGCGCACCTCGCAGCGAACGACCGGGAGCGCGACGTGCTGCTGCGGAAGGCCGCCGGGCTGCCGCAGTGA
- a CDS encoding YciI family protein — MSKYMLIMRNSGSVEKLEDMDFEAVINAMGAYNESMINAGVMVGGDGLTDAAQGAVVEFTTEAPIVTDGPYGELHELFNGFWTIEVATREEAIEWAGRAPLGPGNKIEVRRVTDETDFADHADNEYLQKEQEWRAQEGVAKPAAGPA; from the coding sequence ATGTCGAAGTACATGCTCATCATGCGCAACAGCGGGTCCGTCGAGAAGCTCGAGGACATGGACTTCGAAGCGGTCATCAACGCGATGGGCGCCTACAACGAGTCGATGATCAACGCCGGCGTGATGGTCGGCGGTGACGGTCTCACCGACGCCGCACAGGGCGCCGTCGTCGAGTTCACGACCGAGGCGCCGATCGTCACCGACGGCCCCTACGGCGAACTCCACGAGCTCTTCAACGGGTTCTGGACAATCGAGGTCGCCACCCGCGAGGAGGCCATCGAATGGGCCGGCCGTGCGCCGCTCGGCCCCGGCAACAAGATCGAGGTGCGCCGTGTGACCGACGAGACGGACTTCGCCGACCACGCCGACAACGAGTACCTCCAGAAGGAGCAGGAGTGGCGGGCGCAGGAAGGTGTGGCGAAGCCGGCGGCCGGCCCGGCCTGA
- a CDS encoding three-helix bundle dimerization domain-containing protein produces MATEIDHEEIIRQLTAKLSEKYSGVDSARIGELVREEVSALAERPVQDYVTVLAERAVKKSLKRAEK; encoded by the coding sequence ATGGCAACTGAGATCGACCACGAAGAGATCATCCGTCAGCTCACTGCGAAGCTGAGCGAGAAGTACTCGGGGGTCGATTCCGCTCGGATCGGCGAGCTCGTGCGCGAAGAGGTCAGCGCGCTCGCCGAACGTCCGGTCCAGGATTACGTGACCGTCCTCGCCGAGCGTGCGGTCAAGAAGTCCCTCAAGCGCGCCGAGAAGTAA
- a CDS encoding sugar phosphate isomerase/epimerase — MSAPSVQLYTVRDAIAEDLQGAVARIAEIGFTKVEPYAFVERAAEFETAFAAAGVTAPSGHAPVIDAADPAVAFDAASRLGIGTVIDPFIPTDRWQTADDAARLAERVNELAVQAAGSGLKFGYHNHNWEFSTHVDGRPIFELFVEQLSPEVVLEIDTFWSTVGGADTPAFLRSLGDRVQFLHIKDGIISGDIATALPSSESALVVPDALAQAFANQQPAGQGQVDIPAILAAAPHATRVVEFDGYSKEIFGGVAESYAWLAENDK, encoded by the coding sequence ATGAGCGCACCGTCCGTGCAGCTGTACACCGTCCGCGACGCCATCGCCGAGGACCTGCAGGGCGCCGTCGCCCGCATCGCCGAGATCGGCTTCACGAAGGTCGAGCCATACGCGTTCGTCGAGCGCGCTGCCGAGTTCGAGACCGCTTTCGCCGCCGCTGGTGTCACGGCCCCGTCCGGCCACGCGCCCGTCATCGACGCCGCCGACCCGGCGGTCGCGTTCGACGCGGCATCGCGGCTCGGGATCGGGACGGTCATCGACCCCTTCATCCCCACCGATCGCTGGCAGACCGCCGACGACGCGGCACGTCTCGCCGAGCGCGTCAACGAGCTCGCCGTCCAAGCAGCGGGGTCCGGCCTGAAGTTCGGTTACCACAACCACAACTGGGAGTTCTCGACCCACGTCGACGGGCGCCCGATCTTCGAGCTGTTCGTCGAGCAGCTGTCGCCCGAGGTCGTCCTCGAGATCGACACCTTCTGGTCGACGGTCGGCGGTGCCGACACCCCGGCGTTCCTCCGTTCGCTCGGTGACCGCGTGCAGTTCCTGCACATCAAGGACGGCATCATCTCCGGTGACATCGCCACCGCACTGCCGAGCAGCGAGAGTGCGCTCGTCGTGCCCGACGCGCTCGCTCAGGCGTTCGCGAACCAGCAGCCCGCGGGTCAGGGCCAGGTCGACATCCCGGCGATCCTCGCTGCCGCACCGCATGCGACCCGCGTCGTGGAGTTCGACGGCTACAGCAAGGAGATCTTCGGCGGCGTCGCCGAGTCCTACGCCTGGCTCGCCGAGAACGACAAGTAG
- a CDS encoding glucose-6-phosphate dehydrogenase produces MSDQSDTTTQPDPDTVPGIPDAESLEPTKRTIAILGANGDLAKRLLIPGLGEVVDAARDISLQIIGAARTPQPNEEWRATVRASLEDAGIGARAVDALVSTTEFIPTDASDPDELRALLDACTGSPILYIALPPSAGRKVAEALAQIDLPDDLLIAIEKPFGDDLADAQALNAALADVVPEERLWRIDHFLGNATVLGMLGLRFGNRLLEAGWNAEQIEKVEILYDEELGLEGRAAFYDQTGALRDMLQSHLLMVLALTAMERPDAVTPTDVHDRIAEVLGAVRLWKDDPSTARRARYTEGRVGDRLFPSYVDEPDVDASREAETLAQLLLQVDTPRWQGVPFVLRSGKGIGDPRREVAVHFRRSAAPTGLDAPDGHSDTVLRMSLKGGAVHLDLIVTGADDVDGLRRVELEADPGAATLSAYAQVLAGLLQENTLLSVRGDIAEQCWRIVTPVLTAWSAGETPLEEYEAGSAGPTDW; encoded by the coding sequence ATGAGCGACCAGTCCGACACCACCACCCAGCCCGATCCCGACACCGTACCCGGCATCCCGGACGCGGAGTCGCTGGAGCCGACGAAGCGCACCATCGCCATCCTCGGCGCCAACGGCGACCTGGCCAAGCGGCTCCTGATCCCCGGCCTCGGCGAGGTCGTCGACGCCGCACGCGACATCTCGCTGCAGATCATCGGCGCCGCCCGCACGCCGCAGCCGAACGAGGAGTGGCGTGCGACCGTCCGCGCCAGTCTCGAGGACGCCGGCATCGGAGCCCGGGCCGTCGACGCGCTGGTGTCGACGACGGAGTTCATCCCGACCGACGCCTCCGACCCCGACGAACTGCGTGCACTGCTCGACGCCTGCACCGGCTCGCCGATCCTCTACATCGCGCTCCCACCGTCCGCCGGGCGCAAGGTCGCCGAGGCGCTCGCGCAGATCGACCTGCCCGACGACCTCCTCATCGCCATCGAGAAGCCGTTCGGCGACGACCTCGCCGACGCCCAGGCGCTCAACGCGGCGCTCGCCGACGTCGTGCCGGAGGAGCGTCTGTGGCGCATCGACCACTTCCTCGGCAACGCGACCGTCCTCGGGATGCTCGGCCTCCGCTTCGGCAACCGACTCCTCGAGGCGGGCTGGAACGCGGAACAGATCGAGAAGGTGGAGATCCTCTACGACGAGGAGCTGGGGCTCGAGGGGCGTGCAGCGTTCTACGACCAGACCGGCGCTCTGCGCGACATGTTGCAGAGCCACCTGCTCATGGTCCTCGCCCTCACGGCGATGGAGCGTCCAGACGCGGTGACGCCGACCGACGTCCACGACCGCATCGCCGAGGTCCTCGGCGCCGTGCGACTGTGGAAGGACGACCCGTCCACCGCCCGTCGCGCCCGCTACACCGAGGGCCGGGTCGGCGACCGGCTCTTCCCCTCCTATGTGGACGAGCCCGACGTCGACGCCTCCCGCGAGGCGGAGACGCTCGCACAGCTCCTGCTCCAGGTCGACACCCCGCGTTGGCAGGGCGTGCCGTTCGTCCTGCGCTCCGGCAAGGGCATCGGTGACCCGCGCCGCGAGGTCGCCGTGCACTTCCGCCGCTCGGCTGCGCCGACCGGACTGGACGCTCCGGACGGACACTCCGACACCGTCCTCCGCATGTCGCTCAAGGGCGGTGCAGTGCACCTCGACCTCATCGTGACCGGAGCCGATGACGTCGACGGCCTGCGCCGGGTCGAGCTCGAGGCCGATCCCGGAGCTGCGACCCTCAGCGCCTACGCGCAGGTGCTCGCCGGCCTCCTGCAGGAGAACACGCTGCTGTCGGTGCGCGGCGACATCGCCGAGCAGTGCTGGCGCATCGTCACCCCGGTCCTCACCGCCTGGTCCGCTGGTGAGACGCCGCTCGAGGAGTACGAGGCGGGGAGCGCCGGTCCGACGGACTGGTGA
- a CDS encoding alcohol dehydrogenase catalytic domain-containing protein, translated as MRALTYQGRRSVSVETVPDPAITAPTDAIIRVTSAAICGSDLHLYELFGPFLDRGDVLGHETMGVVEAVGSEVTRVAVGDRVVIPFTIACGECFMCRNGLQSQCETTQVTEHGSGASLYGYTKLYGQVPGGQAEFLQVRLADANCIVVGRDLPDESYLYLSDILPTAWQGVEYAEVPDGGSITVLGLGPVGQLAARIAKHRGLEVFAVDPVPERRALAGRYGIRALDLSDDVVAELRDATGGRGPDGVVDAVGMEAHGSPIAAAAQTAVGVLPDAIARPAMEHAGIDRLAALHTALELVRRGGVVSLSGVYAGEADIMPMKSMFDKQVSLRMGQCNVARWIPTLLPLVEDSTDPLGVLDLATHRVPLAEAPAMYETFQKKEDGCIKVVLKPSA; from the coding sequence ATGCGCGCACTCACGTACCAGGGTCGCCGTTCGGTGTCGGTCGAGACCGTCCCGGACCCCGCGATCACCGCCCCCACCGATGCGATCATCCGTGTCACCTCGGCAGCCATCTGCGGCTCCGACCTCCACCTCTACGAACTGTTCGGCCCGTTCCTCGACCGCGGCGACGTCCTCGGCCACGAGACGATGGGTGTCGTCGAAGCCGTCGGCTCGGAGGTCACCCGCGTCGCGGTCGGCGACCGGGTCGTCATCCCGTTCACCATCGCGTGCGGCGAGTGCTTCATGTGTCGCAACGGGCTGCAGTCGCAGTGCGAGACGACCCAGGTCACCGAGCACGGCAGCGGCGCCTCCCTCTACGGCTACACGAAGCTCTACGGGCAGGTGCCGGGCGGACAGGCCGAGTTCCTGCAGGTCCGACTCGCCGACGCGAACTGCATCGTCGTCGGTCGCGACCTGCCCGACGAGTCCTACCTCTACCTGAGCGACATCCTCCCGACCGCCTGGCAGGGCGTCGAGTACGCCGAGGTGCCGGACGGCGGCTCGATCACCGTGCTCGGCCTCGGCCCGGTCGGTCAGCTCGCGGCTCGCATCGCCAAGCACCGCGGTCTCGAGGTCTTCGCCGTGGACCCGGTGCCGGAGCGCCGTGCCCTCGCCGGGCGCTACGGCATCCGTGCGCTCGACCTCTCGGACGACGTGGTCGCGGAGCTCCGCGACGCCACCGGCGGACGCGGCCCGGACGGGGTCGTCGACGCCGTCGGCATGGAGGCCCACGGGTCACCGATCGCGGCTGCGGCACAGACGGCCGTCGGCGTGCTGCCCGACGCGATCGCGCGACCGGCCATGGAGCACGCCGGCATCGACCGGCTCGCCGCCCTGCACACCGCGCTCGAGCTCGTCCGCCGTGGCGGCGTCGTGTCCCTGAGCGGCGTCTACGCCGGTGAGGCGGACATCATGCCGATGAAGTCGATGTTCGACAAGCAGGTGTCGCTCCGGATGGGTCAGTGCAACGTCGCCCGCTGGATCCCGACGCTGCTCCCCCTCGTCGAGGACAGCACCGACCCGCTCGGCGTGCTCGACCTCGCGACCCACCGCGTGCCGCTCGCCGAAGCACCGGCGATGTACGAGACGTTCCAGAAGAAGGAGGACGGCTGCATCAAGGTCGTCCTGAAGCCGTCGGCGTAA
- a CDS encoding LysR family transcriptional regulator, with amino-acid sequence MDPARLRLLRELGDRGSVAAVAAAMHVSASAVSQQLATLQATMPVPLTEKHGRRLVLTEAGEALAVAAARVEEALAEARDAVDSFLQHEQRPVSVSAFHSAGLAFFGPLLAGGPIPGVDATGPVPRLILADADVAQDRFAGLTADYDLVIAHRLPHEPAWPLDRLVVTPLLVEPLDIAMHEAHPLAARSELRPEDLRDERWISTHEGFPLAGVLHHLGALSGRAPRIDHRINEFSVAAQVVRTGAAIAVMPRTTAAPLAVDGMVLRPVAGAVLVRHVDVLARPEAMARSAVRSVLASLQRVAADAAR; translated from the coding sequence ATGGATCCCGCTCGCCTCCGCCTCCTCCGCGAACTCGGTGACCGTGGCAGCGTCGCCGCGGTCGCCGCAGCCATGCACGTCAGCGCCTCGGCCGTGTCGCAGCAGCTCGCCACGCTGCAGGCCACCATGCCGGTGCCACTCACCGAGAAGCATGGACGCCGGCTCGTCCTCACCGAGGCCGGCGAAGCCCTGGCCGTCGCCGCCGCGCGCGTCGAGGAGGCTCTCGCCGAGGCCAGGGACGCCGTGGACTCCTTCCTCCAACACGAGCAGCGCCCCGTGAGCGTCTCCGCGTTCCACAGCGCGGGGCTGGCGTTCTTCGGACCGCTGCTCGCGGGCGGCCCTATCCCCGGAGTCGACGCGACCGGTCCGGTTCCGCGGCTCATCCTCGCCGATGCCGACGTCGCGCAGGACCGGTTCGCCGGGCTCACGGCGGACTACGACCTCGTCATCGCCCACCGGCTCCCGCACGAGCCGGCGTGGCCGCTCGACCGCCTCGTCGTGACGCCGCTGCTCGTCGAACCCCTCGACATCGCGATGCACGAGGCGCATCCACTCGCGGCGCGGTCGGAGCTGCGACCGGAGGATCTGCGCGACGAACGCTGGATCTCCACGCACGAGGGGTTCCCGCTCGCCGGCGTCCTCCATCACCTGGGCGCGCTGAGTGGCCGGGCGCCGCGGATCGACCACCGTATCAACGAGTTCTCGGTCGCCGCCCAGGTCGTCCGCACGGGGGCGGCGATCGCCGTCATGCCGCGCACCACGGCGGCACCGTTGGCCGTCGACGGCATGGTCCTCCGACCGGTCGCCGGCGCGGTCCTCGTCCGGCACGTCGACGTCCTGGCGAGACCGGAGGCGATGGCGCGATCCGCGGTCCGGTCGGTGCTCGCCAGCCTCCAGCGCGTGGCCGCCGACGCAGCACGCTGA